CGACCGGCAGACATCGAGGCGTGTCTGGACCGACTGGCCGAGCCGGGCGTCGACTCCGTCGCGACGTTCACCGACGCCGAGGTGAACCCACACCGGACGTGGCGAGTCGAGGACGGCACGCCGCAAACGTTCCTGCCCGAGGGCACCCCGTGGCAACCCCGGCAGTCACTCCCCGACGCGTATCAGCTCAACGGTGCCGTCTACGCTTTCGACGTGGACGCGGTCACGGAGTCGGGACCGTCGCTGCTGTTCGGGGAGAGCGAGGCCGTGGTGATGGAGCCGGGCCGGTCGCTGGATATCGACACCGAACTGGATTTCGCGGTCGCGGAGACCCTGCTGGCGGAGGGCCATGTCCGGGATTGACGTTGGCGTCGTCGGTATCAGCGAGGGCAACGGCCATCCGTACTCCTTTGCCTCCATCGTCAACGGCTACGACGACGCCGGGTTTCGGGCGTCGGACTGGTCGGTCATCCACGACTACCTCGCAGAGAAGGACCCGTCGGAGTTTGGCTTCGACGGTGTCGAGGTCACACAGGCCTGGACACAGGACCCCGAGGAGACCGACACACTTTGCCGGGCGGCGAAGATACCCACCGCCGCGGACTCGCTCGACGGGATGGCCGACGCCGTCGACGCGGTGCTGGTCGCCCGGGACGACTACGAGACCCATCTCGAGATGGCCGAGCCGTTTCTCGACCGCGGGATTCCGACGTTCGTCGACAAACCGCTGGCGCTGGACCCCGACGAGGTGGCCGCATTCGAGCCATATCTCCGGGACGGACTGTTGCTGTCCTGTTCGGGGTTCCGGTACGCCCGGGAGCTCGACGGGCCACGCGCCGACACAGCCCAGTACGGCCCCATCACGCTCGTCGATGGCGTCGTGCTCAACGACTGGTCGAAGTACGGCGTCCACCTCCTCGATGCCGTCTTCGGCGTGCTCGACGCTCGCCCGGAGACGGTGACGGCCACTGGGAGCCAGCCCACGACGGTGACTATCACGACGACTGGCGAGGCGACCGTCCAGATAGCGGCGCTGGGGGACGCGCCCATCACCTTCGACGTGTCATTCTACGGGCGGGACGAGGTGACGCGACACCGGCTCCGTGACAACTTCCGGGCGTTCCGCCGGACGCTGTGGCACTTCTTCGAGATGGTCCGGACCGGGGAGCCCGCAATCCCGCCCCGGGAGACGCTGGACGTCATCCGAACCGTCGTCGCCGGCCGACGGTCGCTGTCGACCGGTGACACCGTCGCCGTCGAGGACGTCACGTTTTGACCCCCGGTATTATTTTCACTCGCTCGGTGGTCGGGATATGGACGTCGTCTTTCTCGGTGCGAACAACGCCGGCTTCGAGATATACGAGTGGCTCTGTGCCCGCGACGGCGTGCGGGTCCACGCGCTCCTGACCAGGCCCGACCAGCTCTCGCTCGTCCGGGAACTCGCGCCGGACCTCGTCGTCGCCTGTGGGTTCGAACACGTCGTTCCGCCGGAGATACTCGCCGTTCCGGACGAGGGGTGTCTGAACGTCCACCCCGGCCTGCTGCCCGAGACTCGTGGCTACAACCCGAACGTCTGGAGCATCGTCGAGAACCGGCCGGCCGGCGTGACGATTCACTACATGACCGAGGCCGTCGACGAGGGCGACATCGTCGCCAGACGAACGGTCGAGACATCCTTCGCCGACACCGGTCGGACGCTGTACGAGCGCCTGGAAGCGGCGTGTGTCGACCTGTTCAGCGACACCTGGCCGGCTATCGAGGCCGGCGAGGTCGACGCCAGTGCACAGGACGATGGTGAGGCGGCCTGGCATACGAAAGCCGAGTTCAGCGAGCTCTGTGAACTCGACCCCGAGGCCGAGTACACCGTCCGCGAACTGCTCGACAGGCTACGGGCGCTGACGTTTCCCCCGTTCGACAACGCCTACGTCGACGTCGACGGCGAGCGCTACTATCTGGAACTCTCGATTACGCCCGAGAGCGAGACCGACGACGCCGAAGGTGCCGGTCTGCTCGACGCCTACTGAGCGTCTATCGGCTCGAGGTTCGGGCCGGGTTCGCCGGCCTCCCACTCGGTGCCCGAGAGGTCGGGTGTCAGCGGGACCCGATGCTCGAGCCAGAAGAACTCGCCGGTTGGCCCTTCGGCGTCTAGGTCGAGGAGATACTCGGCCGTAGAGTGACAGGCCGACGGGGGAAGCGGCGCGTCCGGCGCCATCTCCGTCCGACAGGGACCGGGGCTCATGAGGTTAATCTTGATGTCGCGGTCGTCGTTCTCCGCCGCGGCCGTCCGGGTGTAGGTGTTGAGCGCGGCCTTCGAGGCGCTGTAGGCGCCAGCGCCCGGTGGGCAGTTCAGCGGAGCACCGGAGGTGACGTTGATGACCCGGCCGAAATCCCTCTCACGCATCCCCGGGAGGAGCGCCTGGAGAATCTGTACCGGAGCGAAGGCGTTTACCTCCATGGACAGCCGGAGGTCACGCTCATCGGCGTCGAGCAGGGTGTCCCCTCGGTTCACGCCGGCATTGTTGATGAGATGCGAAATCGTCCCGAACTCCGCTTGCAGTTCGGCAAGCGTCTCGCTGACCGCCGCCGCATCCGAGAGGTCGAGTTCGTACGGGGTCACCCACGGTTCGTCTGCATACTCGTCTGTCATGCGCTCGATACGGCGGGCCACGCCGATGACATGGTACTCCCCCGCAAACCGCTTCGCGAGCGAGCGGCCGATGCCACTGCTTGCACCAGTGATAAGCAGGGGGTCCGGGTCGGACATAGAATCACCATCGCCGCGTGCGTACAAAAGGGTGCAGGGACCCCGGTCGCGAGGTATCTACGGCCGGTCGCTCCCGGTAGCCCGAACCGACTCGAAC
This sequence is a window from Haloarcula salinisoli. Protein-coding genes within it:
- a CDS encoding SDR family NAD(P)-dependent oxidoreductase, with the protein product MSDPDPLLITGASSGIGRSLAKRFAGEYHVIGVARRIERMTDEYADEPWVTPYELDLSDAAAVSETLAELQAEFGTISHLINNAGVNRGDTLLDADERDLRLSMEVNAFAPVQILQALLPGMRERDFGRVINVTSGAPLNCPPGAGAYSASKAALNTYTRTAAAENDDRDIKINLMSPGPCRTEMAPDAPLPPSACHSTAEYLLDLDAEGPTGEFFWLEHRVPLTPDLSGTEWEAGEPGPNLEPIDAQ
- a CDS encoding Gfo/Idh/MocA family protein, which produces MSGIDVGVVGISEGNGHPYSFASIVNGYDDAGFRASDWSVIHDYLAEKDPSEFGFDGVEVTQAWTQDPEETDTLCRAAKIPTAADSLDGMADAVDAVLVARDDYETHLEMAEPFLDRGIPTFVDKPLALDPDEVAAFEPYLRDGLLLSCSGFRYARELDGPRADTAQYGPITLVDGVVLNDWSKYGVHLLDAVFGVLDARPETVTATGSQPTTVTITTTGEATVQIAALGDAPITFDVSFYGRDEVTRHRLRDNFRAFRRTLWHFFEMVRTGEPAIPPRETLDVIRTVVAGRRSLSTGDTVAVEDVTF
- a CDS encoding formyltransferase family protein, which translates into the protein MDVVFLGANNAGFEIYEWLCARDGVRVHALLTRPDQLSLVRELAPDLVVACGFEHVVPPEILAVPDEGCLNVHPGLLPETRGYNPNVWSIVENRPAGVTIHYMTEAVDEGDIVARRTVETSFADTGRTLYERLEAACVDLFSDTWPAIEAGEVDASAQDDGEAAWHTKAEFSELCELDPEAEYTVRELLDRLRALTFPPFDNAYVDVDGERYYLELSITPESETDDAEGAGLLDAY
- a CDS encoding cytidylyltransferase domain-containing protein, which codes for MIGGDSVVALVPARGGSKGVPGKNVRELGSKPLVAWPIDVAKETRAIDRAIVSTDDEEIAEIAREWGAEVSERPARLATDESLVADTVRYTVDQLASSDDPPEYVVMLEPTTPFRRPADIEACLDRLAEPGVDSVATFTDAEVNPHRTWRVEDGTPQTFLPEGTPWQPRQSLPDAYQLNGAVYAFDVDAVTESGPSLLFGESEAVVMEPGRSLDIDTELDFAVAETLLAEGHVRD